Proteins from one Hemiscyllium ocellatum isolate sHemOce1 chromosome 8, sHemOce1.pat.X.cur, whole genome shotgun sequence genomic window:
- the si:dkey-87k14.1 gene encoding leucine-rich repeat transmembrane protein FLRT2, producing MGMSQTRVCFVDWITLLQLWIIFLLGLCTQITEADFCPLECRCDKKFVYCNDRGLTSVPAGIPEGAAILYLQNNVINNAGFPLDLRNVLSVQTVYLYGNELDEFPVNLPKNMKELHLQENNIQTVSREAIGQLQKLEKLHLDDNSISTVGIEDGAFREATNLKLLFLSRNHLSSVPVGLPLGLEELRLDENRISMVPELAFQNLTLLQRLVLDGNLLTDGGIAEGALEQLVKLTELSLVRNSLTVPPPNLPGGHLVKLNLQENQINQIPVTAFTQLKRLEKLDLSNNQLRMLVRGVFDGMTSLKQILLRNNPWYCDCNIKWVTKWLQSLSFSINVRGLMCQGPEKVRGMAIRDLNINLVSCPTTTPAPHATPIPPAPLPSAVVTVIPMTYTDANTSILPFSPGSTALVPPRDKEFTDPLPVGQLQLTVQFVNDTCIQISWLAIFTVTKYRITWVKLGHSLVGGIVHERIVSGNAEQLSLLNLEPKSTYRICMVLLDASNSLQPEDDTVCLEATTKSSSFNTNMASSPEQAAQQDLSSPLLLAGLIGGAVIIVLVALLSVFCWHMHKKGKYDSHSWKYNRGRRKDDYCEAGTKKDNTILEMTETSFHIVSLNNEQMLKEDFRLQSIYPPNGAINFTDCHTRSNSRYCTGGAPDLEQCHT from the coding sequence ATGGGAATGTCACAGACCAGAGTCTGTTTCGTGGACTGGATTACTTTATTGCAGTTATGGATTATATTTCTTTTGGGACTGTGCACACAAATAACTGAGGCGGATTTTTGTCCTTTGGAGTGTCGTTGCGATAAGAAATTTGTTTACTGTAATGACCGTGGCTTGACATCAGTGCCTGCTGGGATACCAGAGGGTGCCGCTATTCTCTACCTCCAAAACAACGTCATCAACAATGCTGGATTTCCTCTTGACTTGCGAAACGTGCTGTCTGTTCAAACGGTATACTTGTATGGCAATGAGCTGGATGAGTTCCCTGTAAACCTACCAAAAAACATGAAGGAGCTTCACTTGCAGGAGAATAATATCCAGACTGTCTCCAGGGAAGCTATTGGCCAGTTGCAGAAACTCGAAAAGCTACATCTGGATGACAACTCCATCTCAACTGTTGGCATTGAGGATGGCGCTTTTCGAGAAGCCACCAACCTCAAGTTGCTGTTCTTGTCCAGGAACCACCTGAGCAGCGTGCCAGTTGGGCTCCCCTTAGGATTGGAAGAGCTCCGGCTGGACGAGAACCGGATATCCATGGTGCCGGAGCTGGCCTTTCAGAATCTGACCCTTCTTCAGCGCCTAGTCTTGGACGGGAACCTCCTGACTGACGGTGGGATTGCTGAGGGAGCCCTGGAGCAGCTGGTCAAGTTAACTGAACTCTCGCTGGTGAGGAATTCTCTCACTGTGCCCCCACCAAACCTTCCGGGTGGTCACTTGGTGAAACTGAATTTGCAGGAGAACCAAATCAATCAAATTCCAGTCACTGCCTTCACACAACTGAAACGGCTTGAGAAACTGGATCTCTCCAACAACCAGCTGCGAATGCTGGTGAGAGGAGTTTTTGATGGCATGACCAGTTTGAAACAGATTCTTTTGAGGAATAATCCCTGGTATTGCGACTGCAACATAAAATGGGTGACCAAATGGCTGCAGTCACTTTCGTTTTCTATAAATGTGCGTGGGCTAATGTGTCAGGGTCCAGAAAAGGTCAGAGGAATGGCTATAAGAGACCTGAATATCAACCTGGTATCCTGCCCGACCACCACACCCGCTCCCCACGCCACGCCCATCCCTCCTGCCCCCTTGCCATCTGCTGTGGTGACTGTCATTCCCATGACCTACACTGATGCCAACACTTCCATTCTTCCTTTTTCACCGGGGTCAACCGCTCTCGTGCCTCCCCGAGACAAAGAATTCACGGACCCTTTGCCCGTTGGACAATTGCAACTAACTGTCCAGTTCGTGAACGACACATGCATTCAAATCAGTTGGCTGGCCATCTTCACAGTGACCAAATACAGAATCACCTGGGTGAAACTGGGGCACAGTTTAGTCGGTGGCATTGTGCACGAAAGGATAGTCAGTGGAAATGCAGAGCAACTGAGCTTGTTAAATCTGGAGCCGAAATCGACCTACAGGATTTGCATGGTCCTGCTGGACGCCTCAAACAGTTTGCAACCAGAGGATGACACGGTTTGTTTGGAAGCCACCACAAAGTCGTCATCTTTTAACACGAACATGGCCTCGAGTCCTGAGCAGGCGGCCCAGCAGGACCTGAGCTCCCCTTTACTGTTGGCAGGTCTCATAGGGGGAGCTGTGATCATCGTGCTGGTAGCCCTGCTCAGTGTCTTCTGCTGGCACATGCACAAAAAGGGCAAATACGATTCGCACTCATGGAAGTACAATCGCGGGAGGAGGAAAGATGACTACTGTGAGGCTGGCACAAAAAAGGACAACACAATCCTTGAAATGACTGAGACCAGTTTTCACATAGTCTCGTTAAACAATGAACAAATGCTCAAAGAGGATTTTAGACTGCAGTCAATATACCCTCCAAATGGAGCAATTAACTTTACAGACTGCCACACCAGAAGCAACAGCAGATACTGTACTGGTGGTGCACCAGATTTGGAGCAATGTCATACATGA